From the genome of Dethiosulfovibrio salsuginis, one region includes:
- a CDS encoding sulfurtransferase TusA family protein, translating to MAKEHTLDCLGEACPIPLIKTQKKMAEMAVGDTITIEVDHSCAVKNVPEWANKEGYNCEIDEIDDGQWEIWIEKTK from the coding sequence ATGGCAAAAGAGCATACCCTTGACTGTCTCGGAGAGGCCTGTCCTATACCCCTCATAAAGACCCAGAAGAAAATGGCCGAGATGGCCGTAGGAGATACCATAACCATAGAGGTCGACCATAGCTGTGCGGTAAAGAACGTCCCAGAGTGGGCCAACAAAGAGGGCTACAACTGCGAGATAGATGAGATCGACGACGGTCAGTGGGAGATCTGGATCGAAAAGACGAAATGA
- a CDS encoding YeeE/YedE thiosulfate transporter family protein has protein sequence MERERRSPQKKKKANQLPIAAILLVIIIAIGFYLGKFSPNLPMFWLFGILLGVSLRASRYCFTASMRDPILTGGTNLTKAVIVAIALATVGFAAIQYKASLAGQPIPGNISPAGVHVAVGAFMFGIGMVIAGGCASGTLMRVGEGFVMQWLSLVFFIVGSVWGAKDFNFWKPAFMDSGIKVFLPDVLGWFPALVLQFALLLALFVLADWFGNRNNPENTL, from the coding sequence ATGGAAAGAGAAAGAAGATCCCCCCAGAAGAAGAAAAAGGCCAACCAACTTCCAATTGCCGCTATTTTACTGGTTATTATTATAGCCATTGGATTTTATCTAGGCAAGTTTAGCCCCAATCTCCCTATGTTCTGGCTTTTCGGCATACTCCTAGGAGTCTCCCTTAGGGCCTCCCGTTACTGCTTCACAGCCTCAATGAGGGACCCAATCCTCACAGGAGGTACGAACCTGACCAAGGCGGTCATAGTGGCTATCGCCCTGGCCACAGTCGGTTTTGCGGCGATCCAGTATAAAGCCAGCCTGGCTGGACAGCCTATCCCTGGCAACATCTCCCCCGCCGGGGTTCACGTCGCAGTAGGAGCGTTTATGTTCGGTATCGGCATGGTCATAGCGGGAGGATGTGCCTCTGGAACCCTCATGAGGGTAGGAGAGGGTTTCGTGATGCAGTGGCTGTCCCTTGTGTTCTTCATCGTCGGTTCCGTATGGGGAGCTAAGGATTTCAACTTCTGGAAGCCCGCTTTCATGGACAGCGGCATAAAGGTATTCCTTCCCGACGTCCTGGGCTGGTTCCCCGCTTTGGTCTTACAGTTTGCCCTGCTACTGGCCCTTTTCGTCCTGGCGGACTGGTTCGGCAACAGGAATAACCCGGAGAACACCCTTTAA